The genomic interval AAAGGCAGTAAGGCAGTCATGAGCATCTGGACCGAACTCTCGGGCATCGACTACCGCCACGCGTACGTCGAGACCGGCGATGTCACCACCCGCGCTCTCCAGGCCGGCCCCGAGGACGGCGAGCACGTCGTGTTCCTGCACGGCACGACCGGTCACCTGGAGGCGTTCGTCCGCAACATCCCGGCACACGCCGAGGCCGGTTACCGCTGCCACGCCATCGACATGCTCGGCCACGGCTACACCGGCAAGCCCGACCGTCCCGGTGAAATCCCGGCGTACGTCGACCACTTGATGGCGTACCTCGACGCGGTGGGCGCCGAACGCGCGCACCTGGTCGGCGAGTCGCTGGGCGGCTGGGTCGGATCCTGGGCCGCGAGCGAGTACCCGGACCGGGTCTCCTCCCTCCAACTCCTGTGCATGGGCGGCACGAAGATCAACCCGGCGGTGATGGAGCGACTCAAGACCTCGACGCGCGCCGCGGCCATGGAGCCGGAGATCTCGTACACCCGCGACCGGCTGGCGCTGCTGTGGGCGGAGTGGGACGAGGACCTGGGCGAGGAGCTGACCCAGGTGCGCTACGAGATCTACCACCACCCCGAGTTCCAGGAGAACCTGCACAACCTGCTGGCGCTCCAGGAGGTCGAGGCCCGTGAGCGCAATCTGCTCCGCCCCGACCGCATGGCGCGCATCAAGTCGCCGACGCTGGTGGTGTGGGGCAACAAGAACCCGCTCGGGGACGTCCCGGAGGCCGAGGCGATCGCCGCCGCGATTCCCGGGGCCCGGCTGGAGATCTTCACCGAGTGCGGACACTGGCCGCAACATGAGAAGGCGAGCCTGTACAACCCGCTGAGTCTCGCGTTCCTCGCCGAGTCGTCGTCCGCCGGCTGATATCCGCCAATTGGCTTCGGTGTCCCGGCTGTTCCCGCTGTAACCGTTGATCGTGAGGTGTCCGCCATGACCGTCGTCCCGATCGCCCGCGCCGCGGCCTACTCTCCCCCGCCTCCCGTCACAGGTTCAGCCGTGTCCGCGTCCGCGCCCCCCGACTCGATGAACTCCGTCCTCGGCAAGGTGCGGCCCATCCTGGAGGCGTTCACCGTCGACGACGAGTCGCTCTCCCTCGCGGATCTTGTGCGCCGTACCGGAGTCGCGAAGGCCACCGTGCACCGGCTGTGCCAAGAGCTGGTCGTCTGGGGGCTGTTGGAGCGGGCGGGGTGCGACTACCGGCTCGGGCTCAGGCTGTTCGAGATCGGGCAGCGGGTGCACCGGCAGCGGATCCTGCGCGAGGTGGCGCAGCCGTACATGGAGGATCTGCTGCTCGCCACGCAGGAGACGATCCACTTCGCGATCCACGACGGCCTGGATGTCGTCTACTTGGAGAAGATCCTGCCGCACCGGGGCCTGAGCGAGGAGTCCCGGGTGGCGGGCCGGCTCCCGCTCTACTGCACCGCCACCGGCAAGGCGATCCTGGCCTTCTCCCCCGCCGCCCTGTTCGGGGAGGTGATCAGGAACGGGCTGAAACCGTTCACCCGGCACACGATCACCTCTCCCGGGCGGCTGCGCGGCCAGGTGGAGCGCATCCGGGAGGAGGGCATCGCGACCGAGGCGGAAGAGGTCAGACTCGGCTACATGAGCATGGCCGTGCCGGTCTTCGGCCGGCAGAACACCCTCGCCGGCGCCCTCTCGATCACCGCCCCGACCTACCGCGTGGACGCCGCCGCGCACGCCAGCGCGCTGCGCACCGCGGGTCTGGGTATCGGCCGGTCGCTGAGGTCGGCGCTGTGAACGTCCTGGACGAGGTGCTGACGCGGGCCCGGAGTCTCGTGGACCGGTGGGAGGACGAGGACTGCGGCACGGTCACCGTCAAGGACTTCTGCCGGTACGCCGCCGCGCTGAACGACGCCGACTACATCGACCGGGCCCGGAAACGGGAGGCGACGGGCGAGCCCGTCGAGGCTCCCGCCCTCTTCCTCGCCGCCACGATGAGCTGGGAAGACGGGCCTCCCGAACGGGAGTTGAGGCCGGACGGGCTGGCCGCCCGGGAGTCGCCGTGCACCATGGGCCTGCCGGTCCGCCAGGTGCACGGCGGCCAGACCGTGCGGCTGCTCCGGGGCCCGGTCGCGGGCAGCCGTGTCACCGCCTCGCGGGCGGTCACCTCCGCCGAGCGCAAGCAGGGCCGCTCCGGTGCCTTCGTGCTGCTCGGCCTCACCACCCGCTTCACCTCGGCGGACGGCACCGAACTGACCGCCGTGGACGAGACGATCGTCGTGATGGAAGCACTCGACTCCCCCGGAGCCCCATGAACCCGCCCGTCGCCGGTGACATCTGCCCGCCGCAGCGGTACACGCACAGCACGGTCCAACTCTTCCGCTTCAGCGCCGTGTCGTGGAACTCCCATCGCATCCACTACGACGCCGGGTTCGCGGCCTCGGAGGGCTTCCCGGGTGCCGTCGTACAGTCCACCCTGCACGGCGAGACCCTCACCCGGTACGCGTTGGCGTGGGCCGGGCCGAACTCCCTTCTGGAGACGGTGAGTTGGCGCAACCGTACGACCGCCGTGGCAGGTGAGCCCCTCACCTGGACCGGAACCGTCCAGGCGGTGGAGGGCGCCCGGGTGTCCCTGGAGGTCGCCGTCCTCAAGGCCGACGGCACTCCCTGTGTCACGGGAACGGTCCAAATCGCCCTCGTCTGACCCCCGTCCCGGCAGCCGGACCGGTTCCATTGGGCCTGGAGCGGTCCGTTCCTACGCTCCTGAACCATGAGCGTTCCTATTGATGCGCCGGTCCAGTCACCGGTGATCGAGACCGACATCCTGATCATCGGCGCCGGCCCGTCCGGCCTCTACGGCGCCTACTACGCCGGCTTCCGCGGACTGCGCGTCACCGTCATGGACGTGCTGCCTCAGTGCGGCGGCCAGATCAGCGCGATGTACCCGGAGAAGCCCATCTTCGACATCGCCGGATTCCCGTCGGTACGGGGCCGCGACCTCGTCGACAACCTGGTCGCGCAGGCGGCGCTGTACGACGTCCGCTACCTCCTCGGGGAGCGGGCGGTGGACCTGGCCCACGACCGCGAGGGCCGTCCCGTCGTCCGTTCCGACGCGGGAACCGTCGTACGGGCGGGGGCAGTTGTGATCACGGGCGGGGTGGGGACGTTCACGCCCCGGGCTCTTCCGGCGGGAGAGGACTTTCTCGGGCGCGGGCAGGTGTACTTCGTGCCGGACCCGGCCGCCCACACCGGTCACGACGTGGTCGTCGTCGGCGGCGGGGACAGCGCCTTCGACTGGGCGGCGCTGCTCGCCCCGATCGCCCGGTCCGTCACCCTCGTCCATCGCAACGCACGGTTCCGGGCGCACGCGGCGAGCGTGGAGAAGGTGCGCGCGCTCGGCATCGAGATCATCACCGACTCCGAAGTGAGCGCCCTGCACGGCGAGTTGGGGGTGGAGAAGGTCGAGGTGCGGCACCGGGTCGAGAAGACCGTCCGGCTGCTGCCCGCCCGTACGGTCGTCGCCGCGCTCGGTTTCATCGCCGATCTTGGACCGCTCCAAAACTGGGGGCTCGAACTCCGGGCGCGGCGGATCGCCGTCGACACCCGCATGGCGACCAATCTGCCGCGCGTGTTCGCCGCCGGCGACATCACCGACTACCCGGGCAAGGTGCGGCTGATCTCCGTCGGCTTCGGCGAGGCCGCCACCGCCGTGAACAACGCGGCCACCGTCATCGACCCCGAGGCCGCGCTGTTCCCCGGCCATTCCACCGAGAAGGAGAACTGACATGGCCTACGTCATCGGATCGGCCTGCGTCGACATCATGGACCGGTCCTGCATGGAGGAGTGCCCGGTCGACTGCATCTACGAGGGCGAGCGCAAGCTCTACATCAACCCCGTGGAGTGCATCGACTGCGGCGCCTGCGAGACGGCCTGCCCCGAGCAGGCGATCACCGTCGACCGGCTCGCCGACCCGGAGTTCCGCGCCGACAACCGCCGCTTCTTCGAGGAGCCCCTGTCCGGTCGCACGACACCGCTCGGCACCCCCGGCGGGGCGACCGCCGTGGGGCCGGTGGGCGCCGACACGGCGTTCGTTAGCGCCCTGTGATTTCCGGCGAGTGGCTCAAATCTGCGTTTCCAGGGGTGGCGCAATCCTGCGCGCCCCGAGGGAATTCCAAGCGAAAGCTGCACCGCAACACAGGCAAATCCTTGCCCGCCCACACTCCTCCTTACCAGTTCCCACGGAAAGGAGTGAACACGGTCCTATGACGGAGCGAACAGTCCTGGCCGGAATGACGTTGATCGACGGCACCGGAGGTGCCGCACGGACGAACGCGACCGTGGTGATCGACGGCACCGTGATCACCGAGGTGGGAGACGCGGACAGCGTGGCGACGACCCCCTCGGACACGGTGTACGACCTGCGGGGGACGACCCTGCTGCCCGGTCTCGTCGACTGCCATGTGCACCTGCGGTCCAACGCGGGCACCCGCCCGCAGGACGTGCAGCTGTGGAACATGCTGACGTCGACGGAGGAGCAGACCCTGCATGCCGCGGCCAACGCCCGTGAGGCGCTGCGGTCCGGTTTCACCACGGTCCGGGACACGGCCGGTTCGCTGCCCGAGGTGGCGGTCAAGCACGTGATGGACGAGCACGTCCTCGACGGGGCGCGGGTCGTGGCCTCCGGTCTCGTGGGCATGACCGCGGGGCACGGCGACATGTTCTGCCCGGCGACCCTGGACGAGAAGCGGATGTGGCCGCCGGCCGACGGCGCGGACGAGTGCCGCAAGCGGGTCCGGGAGTACGCCCGGATGGGCGTGGACCTGATCAAGATCTGCACGAGCGGCGGCACGCTCTCCGTCGGCGACAAGACCTCGTGGCGCAACTACACGGACGCCGAGATCGACGCGATCGTCGACGAGGCGCACGCCCTGGACCTGCGGGTGGCGGCCCACGCGCACACCCGGGCCGGGATCACGGCCGCGCTGGTCGCCGGGGTGGACACGCTGGAGCACGGCTCCGACCTCGACGAGGACCTCGTCGAGCTGATGCTGGAACAGGGCACGTTCCTCTGCCCGACCCTGTCGATCAGCGAGTTCATGACGGAGCACGGGCGCCAACGCGGCCTGGTGACCGAGCAGTTGGACAAGGCGGAGTTGCTCCGCGAGCGCCGGCTGATGTCCGTACGGCGGGCCTATCGGGCCGGGGTGCGGATCATCACGGGCAGCGACTCGTCGAACACGATGCTTTTCGGGAATCACGCCCGCGAACTGGTGCTGCTGCACGAGCAGATCGGCATGACGCCGGCCGAGGTCCTGGTCGCGTCGACCTCCGCCGCCGCCGAGGCCCTCGGTCTCGGGTCCAGGACGGGGACGGTCGCGCCGGGCATGTGGGCGGATCTGCTGCTGGTGGACGGTGACCCGCTGGCCGATCTGGGCGTGCTCACCGACCGGCGGCGGCTGCGCGCGGTGTTCCGCGAGGGCCGGGTCTTCGACCCGAACGCGGCCGGTTCCGTCCCCGGCGCGCTGGCCGCGCGACTCCGTCCCTCCGAACCGACCCGTACGACGCCCCGGGCCTCGGCGCCGGCCGCCGCGATATAAGGGGAGAGATCCAGTGCTGCGTTATCTGTCGATCCGTGTGGTCCGCTCGCTCGCGGTGGTCCTCTGCCTCAGCGCCATCGTGTTCGCCCTGGCGCATCTGGTCCCCGGTGATCCGGCGGCCCTGATCGCCGGCGAGAACTCGACGCCCCAGCTGCGCGCCCAGATCACCCAGCAGCTGGGTCTCGACCAGCCCGTGTGGTCGCAGTACCTCACGTGGATCGGGCACGCCGTCCGGGGCGACCTGGGCTCGTCCCTGCTGGACGGGCAGAGCGTCGGCGCCCAGGTCGCGGCCCGCCTCCCGGTGAGCCTCGAACTCGCCGTCTACGCGGCGGTGATCGCGGTCCTGTGGGGCATCCCGGCGGGCATCTGGTCGGCGATGCACCAGGGGCGCGCCAAGGACCGGCTGGTCAACAGCGCGGCATTCATGGGGCTCGCCGTCCCGCCGTTCGTGGTCGGCACGGTGATGGTCCTCCTGGTGAGCACGCTCGCACCGACCTGGCCGCTGTTCTCGTTCGTGCCGTTCTCGCAGGACCCACTGCTCAATCTCCAGGTGCTGCTGCTCCCTGCGATCGCCCTGGGCATCCCGTTCGGCGCGACGCTCTGCCGCTACATGCGGGCCGCCGTCCTCGACGTGGAGGGCCAGGACTTCATGCGGACGGCGGCGGCGAAGGGCGCGGGGCGACGGCGGCTGATGCTGCGGCACGCGCTGCGCAACGCGCTGGTACCCGTGGTCACCGCAGGTGGCCTCCAGCTCGGGGTGCTGGTCGGCGGCACCGTGATCGTCGAGCAGGTCTTCGCGCTCCCCGGGCTCGGCTCGCTGATCGTCAACTCCATCACGCAGCACGACTTCACGGTGATCCAGGGCGCGATCCTCGCGCTGGGCGCCTCCTATGTGCTGATCAACCTGGTGACCGACCTGGTCTACCCCCTCATCGACCCCCGCATCCGGACGACTGGAGCTCGCCGTGACGGTTGAATCCACCGCGCCCGCCGTCACCGTGGCACCGGCGCGACGACGACTGCGGCCCCGCCTCGGCTGGAACGCGACGCTGACCACGGGGGTGTGCGTCCTCGTCGCGATCGTGCTGCTGTCCCTGCTCATCGGGTTCTTCGGCCGCTACTCGACGACGGACGTCGGCGACTCGCTGCTCACCGGCCCCTCGGGGAGTCACTGGCTGGGCACCGACAACCTCGGCCGTGACCTGTTCACCCGGACCTTCGGGGCGGCCCGGCAGTCCCTCATGGTGGCCTTCGGGGCGACCACCCTCGCCGCGCTGATCGGCGTCCCGATCGGTCTCGTCGCCGGCTACAACGCCCGGCGCCTGGACGCGGTCCTGATGGCGGCGATGGACACCGCGATGTCGATTCCCTCCGTGCTGCTGGCACTTGTGCTGGTGTCGGTCTTCAGCCCGGGCATGTGGGTCCTCATCGGGGGCATGGGCCTGATCTTCGTGCCGTACTTCGCGCGGATCGTGCGTGCTCCGGCGCTCACCGTGCGCGAGCGGGACTTCGTGTCGGCGGCGCGCATCGCCGGCGTACCCACTCCCGTGATCATCGGCCGCCATGTACTGCCGAACGTGCTGTCCTCCGCGCTCGTCCAGTACGCCAACACCGCGGCGACCTGCGTCCTGGTCGAGGCGTCCCTGAGCTATCTGGGCCTCGGCATCCAGCCGCCGACGCCCAGCTGGGGCCGGATGATCTTCGAGGGTCAGCGCTATATGAAGGACGACCCGCTGCTGGTGATCGTCCCCGGCATCACCCTGGCCATCGCCACGGCGGCCTTCGGCCTCATCTCCGACGGCCTACAGGAACAGCTCAACCCGCGCGGCAGGCGCCGCACGCCCTGAACAGGCGCCCGCACCACGTCACCTCACCCTCACGTTCTTGAGAAACAGGCGGTCATGATGACGAACCACACCCTCTCCCGCAGAAACGCGCTGGCCCTCGGCGGCAGCACACTCGCCGGCCTGATGCTGGCGGCCTGCGGCGGTACGGCCACCACGGCCACCAAGACCTCCGGGAAGCCGGTCAGCGGCGGCACCCTCACCATCGGGCTCGACGGGGAGCCCACGGTCGGCTTCGACCCGCAGGTGGCCCAGGCCTACTTCGACCAGCAGATCGTCGCCCAGTTCTACGAGGGCCTGCTGAGCCTGGACAGCAAGGGCCAGATCAAGCCCGGGCTCGCGAAGAGCTACCAGCAGGTGGACTCCACCACCTACCGGTTCACGCTCCGCGACGGGATCACCTTCCACGACGGCACCAAGCTCACCACCGACGACGTGATCTTCAGCCTGGAGCGGCTGATGGACCCCTCGATCAAGTCGCCGTACACCCAGCAGTACAAGATCAAGACGGTGACCGCGCCGGACGCCAGCACCATCGAGATCAAGCTCAGCACCCCGCAGCCGTCGCTGTACAACTTCCTGGCCCGCCCGTGGAGCGGCGCCATCATGAGCAAGAAGTGGACGACGTCCCGCACCGGCAACCAGCTCAAGCAGACGGAGAACGGCACCGGCCCCTTCGCCCTGAAGAAGTGGTCGAAGGGCATCTCCATCGAGCTCTCCGGCCACAAGGGCTACTGGGACAAGCCGAAGCCGTACCTCGACACGGTGATCTACCGGCTCATCCCCGACGAGACCTCGCGCGTCGCCTCGCTGCGCTCCAACTCGGTGCAGCTGCTGTCCTTCCGCGACCTGCGCATGGTGAGCGACGTCAAGACCACCAGCGGTGTCACCGAGGCGAACGGACCCATCGTCTCCAGCATCTGGCTCAACATGAACACCCTCAGCGGACCCCTCGCCGACAAGCGGGTCCGGGAGGCGTTCAACCTCGCCATCGACCGCGAGACCCTGATCAAGACGCTGGGCAGCGGCTCGGCCACCTTCGGCTACGTCATCCCGCCGCAGGACCCGTACGGCATCACGCCCACCACCGCCGACCCGATGTACAAGCAGAACCAGAGCAAGGCCATCGCGCTCCTCAAGGAAGCGGGCAAGAGCAAGGTCACCATCGAACTGCTCGCCCCCAGCGACCCGGCCTACGGCCCCGACATCTCCGCCATGGAGCTGATGAAGGCGCAGCTGTCCAAGGTGGGCATCACGCTCAACCTCAAACTCGTGCCGTTCGCGAGTGTCGTGCCGAAGGTGCTGGCCGGCGAGTACACCGACATGGTGATGATGACCAGCGTGCTCAACGCGGACCCGAGCCAGTACCTGGACCTGTGGTTCGCCAAGGGCAGCCCGGCGACCAAGGTCAAGGACCAGCACCTGTGGGACCTGATGGCCGCCGCGAAGAGCGAGCAGAACAACGCGAAGCGGGTCACGCTCTACCACCAGCTCGCCCAGTACATCGCCGACGAGGCCTACCTCCTGGTGCCGTACGCCAAGGCGGTGCGGGGCGAGGCGTGGAGCGACAAGCTGCACGGCTACCAGCCGGACGCGACGGCGACCCGCCTCAACCTCAAAAACGCCTGGCTGTCCCAGTGAAGGCCGACACCTTGACGCCCGCCCGTGCCACCGAGCCCGGTGGCACGGGGCCGGTCCTCGACGTCTCCGGACTGCACATCGGATTCGGCGGCTCGGACGTCGTCTCCGGCGTGGATCTCCGCGTCGAACAAGGCGAAGTGGTGGGCCTGATCGGCGAGAGCGGCTGCGGCAAGTCCAGCGTCGCCCTCGCCGCCATGGGGCTGCTGGGCTCGGGCGCCGACGTCCGCGCCGACCGGCTGGAGGCGTGCGGCACGGATCTGCTGGGCAGCGCGCCCAAGGAGTTGGAGAACCTGCGCGGCGACCGCGTGGCCATGGTCTTCCAGGAGCCCATGACCTCGCTCAACCCGTGCATGCGGGTCGGCGCGCAGGTCGCCGAGGTGTTGCGCATCCACGGCAAGGCCGGCCGGAAGGAAGCACAGGAGCGGGCCGTGGACCTGCTGCGCCTGGTGGAGATCCCCTCTCCCGAGCGCCGGGCCAGGCAGTTCCCGCACGAGCTGTCCGGCGGCATGCGCCAGCGCGTGGTCATCGCCATCGCGATGGCGGGCAGCCCGCGCCTGCTGCTGGCCGACGAACCGACGACCGCCCTCGACGTCACCGTGCAGGCCGAGATCCTCCGACTGCTGCGCTCGCTCCAGGAGGAGCACGGCATGGGGATGCTGCTCATCTCGCACGACCTCGGTGTCATCACCGCCATGTGCAGCCGCGTGCAGGTGATGTACGCCGGTCAGGCGGTGGAGTCCGGCACGGTCGAGCAGGTGCTGAACGCGCCCCGGCATCCGTACACGCGGGCGCTGCTCGCGGCGGTGCCCCGGATGCGGGAGGGCGACGGCACCCCGCTCACCGCGATCCGCGGCCAACTCACGGACGACGCCCGCCGGTTGCCCGGGTGCCGCTTCGCGCCGCGCTGTCCGCTGGCCGCCGACGCCTGCGCCGAGCCCCAGCCGTTGCGGCCCGTCGGCGAAGGGTGGGTGTCGCGCTGCTGGCGTGACATCGAGGACGCCCCGACCGCAGCCGGAGGAAACGATGAGTGAATCGCGACTGGATCTGACAGTGGCCGAACCGACGGCTCCGCCGCCTACGGCGGACACCGAAGTGCCGCCACTGCTCGAACTCGCCGGTATCGGCCACGAGTTCGGCCGTCGCCCGGGCCGTTCCGGTGTCCGGGCCGTGGACGACATCTCGCTGGCCCTGAACCCTGGTGAGACGGTCGGCCTGGTCGGCGAGTCCGGGTGCGGCAAGAGCACGCTCGGCCGGATCGCCACCAGGCTGTACCGGCCCACGCGGGGCGCCGTGCGCTTCGAGGGCAAGGACATGACGCACAAGCCGAAGAGCGCCGACCTCAAGGCGTTCCGGCGTGCGGTGCAGATGGTGTTCCAGGATCCCAACGGCTCGCTGAACCCCCGGTTGCCGGTGGGCTCCAGCATCGAGGAGCCGCTGCGGGCCCGCGGGGTGCCGCGCACCGAGCGCCGCGAGCGGCTGGCGGAAGTCCTGGAGGAGGTCGGCCTCGACTCGGCGGCGGCCGGCCGTTATCCGCACGAGTTCTCCGGCGGTCAGCGTCAACGCCTCGCGCTCGCCCGGGCGTTGGCCCCGCAGCCGTCGGTGATCGTCCTCGACGAGCCGACGTCGGCGCTGGACGTCTCCATCCAGGCACAGATCCTCAATCTGCTCCAGGAGATCCAACAGCGGGACCGCATCGCCTACTTGTTCATCTCGCACAACCTCGGCGTGGTCCGCCACCTCAGTCAGAGGGTGGCAGTTATGTACCTCGGCTCGATCGTCGAGATCGCCCCGGCACAGCAGTTGTTCGAGGCTCCGCAGCACCCGTACTCGATGGCACTGCTCTCCTCGGTCCTCGAACCCGGCGATGACACCGGGCCGGGCGAACAGATCGTCCTCAAGGGCGAGTTGCCCTCGCCGACCGACATTCCGACCGGCTGCCCCTTCTCCTCCCGCTGCTGGCTGGCCGACGACCACTGCCGCAGCGAACGCCCCGCGCTCACCGAACAGGCACCCGGCCATCTGACCGCGTGCCACAAACCAGGGGGTCACTCATGACGGACACGCTGCACCGCGGCTACGTATCGAGCCCGTTCGGTCAGCTGCACTATGTCGAATGCGGCACGGGCGAACCGGTTCTGATGCTCCATCAGACACCGCGCTCCTGGACCGAGTACCTGGATGTACTCCCCTATGTCGGGGCCACGCACCGGGCCATCGCCATGGACACCCTGGGTTTCGGGGCCTCCGCGAAACCCGACGGGCCGCACTCGATCGACCGGTTCGCCGACGCGGCCGACGCGCTGATCGAGGAACTCGGCCTGGAGCGCTTCCATCTCGTGGGCCATCACACCGGCGGGGTCATCGCGGTGGAACTCGCCGCGCGCCACCAGAAGCGGGTGGCGAGTCTGTTCCTGTCCGCGACCCCCTTCATCGACGAGGAGAAGCGCCGCTCGGCCGGCCGGCGCAAGGCCGTCGACCACGTCGTCCCGCAGCCCGACGGCTCACACCTCATCGAACTCTGGAACCGCAGGCGGGAGTTCTACGAGCCCGGCGAGGAGGCCGCCCTCAACCGGTTCATGATCGACGCGCTGACCGTGCTGGACCGGGTCGAGGAAGGGCACGTGGCGGTACGGGGTTCGATGATGGACCAGCGGCTGCCCCTCGTCACCGCCCGCACCCTCGCCGTCTGCGCGTCCGGCGACCACTTCTCGATGCCGGGCCTGGAGAAGTTCGCCGACGCCGGCTGCGAGACCCGGGTCATTCCCGGTGGACATGTCCCCGTGCCGGAGCAGCTCCCCGGGGAGTTCTCCCGGCACATCCTGGACTGGGTGGCGGCGGGATGACCACCGCCGGCGCGGTCCGGGAGTCCGGCGAGCGGCCCAACTCGGTGCTCGGCAAGGTGAGTCTGATCCTGTCGGCCTTCGGTGACGACGACTTCTCGCTGGGCCTCGCCGAGCTGAGGTCGCGTACCGGCATCGCGAAGGCCACTGTGCACCGGTTGTGCCAAGAACTCGTCGCCACCGACTTCCTGGAGCGGGACGGCTGCAACTACCGCCTGGGCGTACGGCTTTACACGATGGGCCTGCGCTCTCCGCAGCAGCGCACCCTGCGCGAGGCGGCCAGGCCGGTGATCGAGGGCCTCGCGCAGACCCTGGACAACGCCGTGATCCTGGCGATCCCGCACGACTCCGAGCTGCTCTGCGTCGAGAACCTCGGCACGCACCGCAATCACGCCCGGTCCACCGCCGACGGCCGACGCCTGCAACTGCACAGCACCGCCGCGGGCAAGCTCACCCTGGCGCTTCTCCCCGAGCAGTACCCGCTCGCGAGCGTCCTCCCCCAGATGGTCCGCTGCACCCCGCACACGCTCGGCCCGGCCCAACTGCCGGGTGAACTCAAGCGCGTTCGGGAGCAGGGCTACGCCGTCGAGGTCGAGGAGCGGCGCCTCGGCTACCTCGCCGTCGCGGTTCCCGTGCGCGGTGCGGGCGGCGCCTACCTGGGCGCGCTGTCGGTCATCGCGCCCACGGCGGGCAGCAGGATCACCCGCCTGCTCACCGCCCTCACCCAGGCATCGAGCGTCATCACGACCCGACTCGCTCGCTACGACTCCCTCCGCGCTCCCCTCTAGCACCTGCCCCCGCACCGCTCTCGGCCAAGGCCGCCACGAACCCCTCGGGGTTGTCGCGCATCATGTGGTGGCCCGCGTCGGGGACGTCTACGACCGGGATGCCGGCCTGCCGTACGGCGGGCTCGTCCGCGTAGGGGCGGCTGCGGGTGCCGATCAGCATCACCCGGGGCTGGGGAAGGCCGTAGAAGAGCTCCGCCGTGCCCGGAGTCGTCCCGCGTACCAGGCTGACGGCGCTGCGGTGGAGGATCGCGGGGTCCGACGTGCGGACGCGGGCGGCGTAGTCGGGGTCCAGTGTCGACAGGACCGTGCGGTATCCGCGGCTGACGAAGTCCTCCTCGGACTGGGCGGCGATGGCCGCGCTGTAGAGTCCGCCGCCCGCGCGCAGGTTGGGCTCGGCGACGATGAGCCGGGAGGCCAGGTCGGGGCGGGTCGCCGCGAGGACGATCGCGATGGCGCCGCCCATCGAGTGTCCGACGAGGACCGTGTCCTTGATGCCCTCGTGGTCCAGGAGAGCGGCGACCGTCTCGGCGTGCGCCTCCAGCGTGCCGGGGAAGTCCTGCGGGCGGTCACTGAAGCCGTGTCCCAGGAGGTCGACGACGATCGACCGTCCGCCGTGGAGAGCCGCGATCCCCGTGAAGTCGGCCGAGCCCGCGCAGCCCAGTCCGTGGAGGTACACCCGTGCGGGGCCGTCGCCCGGGAGGTCGATCCAGCGCAGGTGGCCGCCGGCGCCGGGGATGTACGTGGACCGCATCAGTGCTCCTCAACTGCCTTCAGGAAGGGGGTGGTTCGAGGTGCCCGGTGTTATCGCCAGAGGCGCTTGTCGTCCGGTACGGCGAG from Streptomyces sp. NBC_01288 carries:
- a CDS encoding ABC transporter permease, with the protein product MTVESTAPAVTVAPARRRLRPRLGWNATLTTGVCVLVAIVLLSLLIGFFGRYSTTDVGDSLLTGPSGSHWLGTDNLGRDLFTRTFGAARQSLMVAFGATTLAALIGVPIGLVAGYNARRLDAVLMAAMDTAMSIPSVLLALVLVSVFSPGMWVLIGGMGLIFVPYFARIVRAPALTVRERDFVSAARIAGVPTPVIIGRHVLPNVLSSALVQYANTAATCVLVEASLSYLGLGIQPPTPSWGRMIFEGQRYMKDDPLLVIVPGITLAIATAAFGLISDGLQEQLNPRGRRRTP
- a CDS encoding ABC transporter substrate-binding protein — encoded protein: MTNHTLSRRNALALGGSTLAGLMLAACGGTATTATKTSGKPVSGGTLTIGLDGEPTVGFDPQVAQAYFDQQIVAQFYEGLLSLDSKGQIKPGLAKSYQQVDSTTYRFTLRDGITFHDGTKLTTDDVIFSLERLMDPSIKSPYTQQYKIKTVTAPDASTIEIKLSTPQPSLYNFLARPWSGAIMSKKWTTSRTGNQLKQTENGTGPFALKKWSKGISIELSGHKGYWDKPKPYLDTVIYRLIPDETSRVASLRSNSVQLLSFRDLRMVSDVKTTSGVTEANGPIVSSIWLNMNTLSGPLADKRVREAFNLAIDRETLIKTLGSGSATFGYVIPPQDPYGITPTTADPMYKQNQSKAIALLKEAGKSKVTIELLAPSDPAYGPDISAMELMKAQLSKVGITLNLKLVPFASVVPKVLAGEYTDMVMMTSVLNADPSQYLDLWFAKGSPATKVKDQHLWDLMAAAKSEQNNAKRVTLYHQLAQYIADEAYLLVPYAKAVRGEAWSDKLHGYQPDATATRLNLKNAWLSQ
- a CDS encoding alpha/beta fold hydrolase codes for the protein MTDTLHRGYVSSPFGQLHYVECGTGEPVLMLHQTPRSWTEYLDVLPYVGATHRAIAMDTLGFGASAKPDGPHSIDRFADAADALIEELGLERFHLVGHHTGGVIAVELAARHQKRVASLFLSATPFIDEEKRRSAGRRKAVDHVVPQPDGSHLIELWNRRREFYEPGEEAALNRFMIDALTVLDRVEEGHVAVRGSMMDQRLPLVTARTLAVCASGDHFSMPGLEKFADAGCETRVIPGGHVPVPEQLPGEFSRHILDWVAAG
- a CDS encoding IclR family transcriptional regulator, with translation MTTAGAVRESGERPNSVLGKVSLILSAFGDDDFSLGLAELRSRTGIAKATVHRLCQELVATDFLERDGCNYRLGVRLYTMGLRSPQQRTLREAARPVIEGLAQTLDNAVILAIPHDSELLCVENLGTHRNHARSTADGRRLQLHSTAAGKLTLALLPEQYPLASVLPQMVRCTPHTLGPAQLPGELKRVREQGYAVEVEERRLGYLAVAVPVRGAGGAYLGALSVIAPTAGSRITRLLTALTQASSVITTRLARYDSLRAPL
- a CDS encoding ABC transporter ATP-binding protein, which encodes MKADTLTPARATEPGGTGPVLDVSGLHIGFGGSDVVSGVDLRVEQGEVVGLIGESGCGKSSVALAAMGLLGSGADVRADRLEACGTDLLGSAPKELENLRGDRVAMVFQEPMTSLNPCMRVGAQVAEVLRIHGKAGRKEAQERAVDLLRLVEIPSPERRARQFPHELSGGMRQRVVIAIAMAGSPRLLLADEPTTALDVTVQAEILRLLRSLQEEHGMGMLLISHDLGVITAMCSRVQVMYAGQAVESGTVEQVLNAPRHPYTRALLAAVPRMREGDGTPLTAIRGQLTDDARRLPGCRFAPRCPLAADACAEPQPLRPVGEGWVSRCWRDIEDAPTAAGGNDE
- a CDS encoding ABC transporter ATP-binding protein codes for the protein MSESRLDLTVAEPTAPPPTADTEVPPLLELAGIGHEFGRRPGRSGVRAVDDISLALNPGETVGLVGESGCGKSTLGRIATRLYRPTRGAVRFEGKDMTHKPKSADLKAFRRAVQMVFQDPNGSLNPRLPVGSSIEEPLRARGVPRTERRERLAEVLEEVGLDSAAAGRYPHEFSGGQRQRLALARALAPQPSVIVLDEPTSALDVSIQAQILNLLQEIQQRDRIAYLFISHNLGVVRHLSQRVAVMYLGSIVEIAPAQQLFEAPQHPYSMALLSSVLEPGDDTGPGEQIVLKGELPSPTDIPTGCPFSSRCWLADDHCRSERPALTEQAPGHLTACHKPGGHS